The DNA window ATGGGGAGATTCTGGATGGCTGCGTCGAGGATGCGGGAGAACTCGTCCTCGCTGGAACGCCCACGATGAGCGATGGAGGCGGCCAGCGACAGGAACACGGCCGAGTTCTTGGTCCGCCCGACGACCGTCTCATGCAACTGGTGCCGTTCCTCCCTGCTTAGCAGCGACTTCAGACCGTGGTAGTTGTGGAGGTGGATCGATCCGAGCCGGAGGTAGTCCAGACCCGCCAGCTCACGGTAGGCGTGGGGCGGCATGGTGACCTCCAGCACCAGGGGGGTGGGAACCCGGTCCGTCGCGCCGGAGCGGCTCAGCGTGGCAGGTACCTCTTTGGTGAGGATGTACGAGGCCAGGTTGTGCATGCGGAGTCCGCCCGCCTCGGGGATCAGGGGCGCGCAGTAGATGCTGCCCACGAGGCAGCCGCCGGAGGGCCGGAGGGCACCGTCGTGCGTGATGTGCTCGAAGGCGTGGGTGACGTGCAGGAGGTGGATCTTCTCCGCCGTGCGCAGCATGTCGAAAAGGACGTTCGTCTTGAGCAACTGCCCGTTGGGTGCTTCGTCGCTGAGACGTGAGCACCATGCGGCCCGTTGTTCCGACAGTGAGCGGTCGGTGTCGGGTGCGTAGGCGGAAGTGGGCACAGCGTAGAGCTGGTGGGCGTCGGCCCACATGCGGTGGAGATCCATCGTGGTCACCCCTCATTTGTGGTGGACTCGAAGAGATCGAATACGAGTTGCACCGACGCGTTGTCCTCCGTCGCCGATTCGCCGTCGGCTCGGTGCACGGGGAGGACGTATTCCTGTGCCTTGCGCGCCAGGTGGAGGGGCAACGGCAGGGCCAGCATGTCGCGGTAGTCCGGTGTCATGCGCAGTTGGTGTGCCAGCACCGCCCAGGCTTCCGGGTCGTCTCCAGGCTGGCAGCCGACCACAGCGACCTCCAGCAGAGCGGGGTTCCAGGCGGGCTTGTCGGTGTCAATGGTCATTCCGGTCTTGCCGTCCCTTGTGTAGGGCCGGAAGGACCAACGGGATGCCATCACCGAAGACTTCGTCGCCGACGACGATTTGGGGGAGGTGCTGGAGAACACGCGGTTGTCCTCCTGCGCCGCAGGACTTCTCCAGAAGCCCTTCGCGATTCCGATCCGTTCGGCCGCCGCCTCGTCCCCGCCCGTCTCGGACGGCCCGTCGTAGGCCCACCACTGGGGAGTCTCGTCGCCCGAGCGGTCCCGCAGCCGGACGAGACGCAGATTCGGGCCCTGGACAGCCAGGCGTTGCACGGGCCCGCCGTGGATCTGCACACGGTCCTTCTGGACGACGGCGTTCTGAAGCCAGGGCCAGAACCTGCGGGAGTTCTGCGCGTGCACCAGAAGCAGGGTCGGGGTGTCCCTCAGGCTGAAGAGGAGCTCCTGGACGGCGCCGGCGACATGGGTGCGCTGAGCTTCGAGGCGTCCCGTAGCGGGTTGATCCTCCGGTGCAGCGGTGTCCTGGCCGTCGTCCTCCTCGGCGTCGTCGAACAGGTCGTCCGGCCGGTCCTCGTCCGTCGGGTCGCAGTTATCGGGTGCGTCGTCGTCTGACACTGGAAGCGTGGCCTGTTTGGAGAGCCGCAGGAGGAACTCCGCGTACGGGAGCCAGCTGCCGTTGATATGGTCCCAGCCCATCAACGCCTGGCCACCGCGCGCATCGGGCCGGATGCGGACAGCCACGGGCACGAGGCCGGACTCCCGGGTGGGGCCGTCCGCACGCCGTTTGACGAGCCAGAATGCCACGTACTGGATGCCGGCGGGAATCGCGTCACCGAGACTGTGCTGTGGAATGAGCCGATGGCCCAACTGGCGGAGGCCATCCTGCCAGCACGATTTGAGCTTCTCGAACCGAGCCTTGATGGCCTTCTCCCGATGGTCCGGGCGGCGCTGGGTGACGACGAACTGGGTGAGCCGACGGACGTCGCTGAACCCCAGGCGCAATGCGAATTTCGGGTCGGCGTCACGCGGGCCGTAGATCCGCCGATCCAGGATCTCCACGAGCGCCAGCGTGGGGAGCGCCGGGGTGCTGACCGGGTCCACCCGTCGGGCCACGTCCTCTCGACGCCGTCCGATCGCCGTGTGGAGCGCCGCTGTCTTCCGCTTCGTCTCCTGGGGGATGTCCAGCGAGGCCGCCAGTTCTCCGACGCGCTCCAGCCGGAGCTCAACAGTGAGTTCGGGAGTCTTCCAGACCAGTGTCTCCTGTCCTGGTTCACCCTCCGGGTCCGTTTCCTCGACGCCCAGGACGGCGGCCAGCGCCTTCACTCCGGCGTCCCGGTGGATCGTCGTGTTCCACAGGAACTCCAGCTGGAGCGGCAGCCCGTCGGTCAACTCGGCGAGGTTCCGGCGGAGTTCCACGTCCGCGCGTTGCTGTCGGTCCAAGGGTTCCGGATGCACTCCGGCGTCGGGCTTCGGCGGACGGTACGGGTGTGGATTGACGGGATACCGATCGGCGCGGACCAGGTCGGGGATCCTTGGCAGGCAAGCCGGCAAGGCGGCCTCGAACCATTCGGTCAGTGGCACCCGGTCGCCGGGCATCAACCCGGGCAGGACACCGTGCGAACCCATGTGGGTGCTGTGGACGACGGCCGCAGTCACGCCCTTCGTCTGCTGGAGCCATTCCGTCGGTCGGCGAGTCAGCTCCGAGGGTTCCGGCAGTGTCTGGTGGAACGGGATCCGGGAGAGGATCCCGTCACTGCCGCCAGCTTCCCAGCGAGGCTTGCCCAGCCTCCGGTCGTAGCGGGCCCGGGCCACCGAGAAGCGCTCGGAGACCCAGGAGTCCGGGGAATCGGCGATCCAGGGGGCGTCGGCCAGCAGGTACACGGATGTGGCGCGGGCAGGGGGGAGGTAGAGGCCACTCGTCCCAGTGCGGGTGGCCCACCTGCGGACACCGCTCCTGACGTGGATCCGGATGGCTCCATCGAAAGGCACGCTCTGGAGTGTGACGGCGATCAGTGCGGAGTACCACCAGCGGACGCCTTCCTTGTCGACGTGTTCCTCCGGCGGCCACGAGATCATCTCCGCGCCCCGATCGGAGGGCCTCCGAGCCACCCCGCGGAACCTGAGCGAACCGCCTTCGTGCACGAAAGGGTTCAGCGCCAGGGCCCGGGCGATCAACGCGTCGGGAAGCAGCTGGTAGAGCCGTTCTTCCGGTTGTGCGGTGCCGCCGGGCTGGGTGAGCGTCTGTGACAGCATCGCCACGTTCCGGCGCTCCCAGGTCAGTTGTCCAAGGTCGAGCTCCTCGTTGAGCAGGCGGCGGACCAGCTTTCCGTGGCGGGGCTCGGGCCGGAGGTCCCTCACCCATGCCCGGAAGAGAGTGCCGAATACGTCGGCGGGGACCGGGTGGTGGGTGTAGAGCCACGGCTCGTCGCGGGTCACGTCGATCCACTTCGCCACCGAGACCACTTCGGGAGCCAGGGCCTGGATCAGATTGTTGAAGCGGCCGATGGGTACGGAACGATGGCGCTCCGGCCTTCTGAGCCCCTGGCGGTACAGGTCGAGAAGGGCCTCGCGGATGTTTTCCGGCAGACTGAGCGTGTAGTAGGGGACATCCCACTGCGCTCCCTCGGACGGGGTGTAGGCGGCTGCCCGGACCAGGTTGTAGGGCTCAATGGCCATGTCGTTCTCCTCGTCGGGTCGTGCGGGAGCGGGTGTCCGACCGGTACTCGGGCGTCTCCTTGAGCGCGAGGTACAACGGCTCGTAGAGGGCGCGGACGAGTTGGCGGTCTTGGAGCGGCTTGCCCGGGTCGTCCGTCAGGTACGGCTTCAGGACGTGCAGCATGCTGGCCAGCAGGCCTGTGCGGAAGGTGTCGGGACCGCGTCCGGTGGCCTCGCGCTCCGCGAACTTGGAATCGACGAACACGACGCGCGCTGGTACCCCGCCGCGTACCAGCCGGCCGATGACCTGCCACATGACGACGGCCCTGTCCCAGGTGAAGGCCTCCTTCTCCTCATCCGACAGCGCCGGCCAGGCCATCGGGCGGGTGAGGAGCCGGCGCCAGTGCCCGCGGGCCTGGCTGCGGAACGCGCGTCCGGCGGCGTCCAGGCTTGCCGAGGAGGTGACCAGTTCGTCGAAGGAGCCGTCCTTCAGGAGATACCGGGTGACCCAGCTGTTGATGCCCTGCACGGCCAGATTGATGTCGTGGGGTCTCGGATGGGGGCGGGCGAGGAAGAAGACCGAGCCGATGGCGGCCTGCCCGAGATCATTGAGGATGTTGTGGCCCCGCTCCAGGGAGAGGAGCGGGGCGATAAGGATCTTGGCTCCTGTGGTGGCGAATCTCGCGACGTCACCGCGGCGCAGCATCAGGGGCTCGTCGTCCGTGTGGGGGAAGTCCGAGGCGTCCGGGGCGGTGCCGCCGAAGGAGACCTCGGCCTCGACGTCGTCGGCGACCAGACGGCAGACCTTGCCCTGCCACTGGGGGATCCCGTGCAGGAGCTTCGCCCCGATCCGCGCCTCCTCGTATGAGCCGACGAGGAGGAGAAGGCGCTTCCGGTGGCTGCTGGTGATCAGGTCCAGCTCCTGGTCGAGGTCGCTCCTCGCCCGGCCGTCGCGGGGGCGGGCAAGCAGGTCGAGCATCAGTTCCAGGACTTTCGGTCGCCGCTCCGGACGGGTTCCTGACAAGTGCAGGGGCTTGCCGTCCGGACCCTTCAGGAAGAGCTTGCGGAACGTCGTCTGCTGGATCGCCCGGCGTTCCCTGGGCGGCGCTTTGAGGATCGCGCCGACCGGAGCCAGCACGTGGGCGCCTGCGGCAGTGCCGGCCCAGCTCGTGCCCGACATCAGCAGGACGTGCGGTGGGGCCGTGTCCCCCGGACCGGTCATCTCGTGGAGTCCGAGAAGCAGAGAGCGGCCGACGCCCGCGCACCGGAAGAACCGCAGGACGGGGCTGCTGGTACCGGGAACGGCACCGGGTTCCTCCTCGCTCAGGAACTGGAATCCCAGGATGTTTCCCATCGGCGATTCGGGTACCAGCGGGCTGAAGTCCGCCGGTGGCCGTCGCGACAGCTGGTTGTCGGTCGCCTCCAGGTTGAGACGGGCTTCGACCAGCGGCCACAGGTCCGTGAGGACGTCGAGACGGTGCTGGAGCACCGCGAGCAGGAGCATGAACTCCAGCCGGTGGGTGCGAGTCGGGAGGTCGATGCGTCCGTCGAGAGGATCCCAGAGCAGGCCGGACAGGGTCGTCTGGGCACGGCGATGGGTCTCCTCGTCGTCCAGCGTGTGGAGGAGGTCCTGGGTGAGTCGTACCAGCTCCGCATGGTCCGGATCAGTGGGGCGGTGGTCACCCAGAGGGTCGTCGCGGAACTCGTCGAGGAGGGCCGTCACCGCATCCCGTCGGGCTTCCCGCTTGTCCTTGGGGCCGCTGTCCGTGGGCTCCTGAACGTCGGACTCCTCCGGGTCGTCCTCGGTGTCGGTGTCGGTGTCGGTGTCCGGATCGAGATCGGGTTCCTCGTCCTGGTCGTCCTCCGGCTCGTGTTCACCGCGGAACCAGTCGTCCACGAGCTTCTGCTGGATCGTCCAGGTGCTGAAGTAGTCGGCTTGCACCCACGAGCTCAGCTTCTCGTGGCGCATGAGCATGGAGTAGATCCGGTTGGTCGCCGCGATCACCAGGGTGAGGGCTGAGGACCAGCGCACGACATCGGAGTCCGAGAGCTGGAGCCGGCCCCGGCGAGCCAGTTCGTTCGCGGTGTGGCTCTGCAGACTGTCGAGCCAGGAGTCGGGCGAGCGTCCCACCAGGGTGGCCGAGGGAACGAACATGCTGTCGAGCTGCATCTGCACCCGGTCGGCCTCGTCGATGACGATCAGATCGCTGCGCTGGACGGCGACCTCCAGGAAACGTGCTCGCTCCCGGTTTTGGTGGCTGGGCACGAGCCCGTAGAGAAGGCTTGCCGGGTTGGCCACCCAGATGTCCGCGTCGACCAGTTCGCCAGCGCCGCGTTGTCGTGGACAGCCACCCCAGAGTGGGCAGCCGTGTGCACGGGCGTCGGCCGGGTCGTCCGTGGTCGCGGCCGTGTCCCCTGAGGCGGATTCGAAGCCATGGGCGGACGAGGGGTCCGTGGAGGGCCGCTCGATGGGATACAGGCTGGTGCAGGGGGCTTCGGAGATCTGCGGCGGTCCCGTCGCCTCCAGGCCTCGTAGAGCGTCGAGCGGGCAGGCCGTGCTCAGATAGGTGAAGTGCTCGGCCTTGTGGGTGAGTAGGCTGCCGGTGCCCCGGGATGAGAGCCGACGGTGCATGCGCTGAGCGTTTCTGGCCCGGGTGGAGGTGCCGAGCACGGGGGCGGCCTTGATGACGTGCAGCTGGCGCAGCATCTCGAGGAGGCTCAGTTGTTCCGCGACATCGCCGACGACGACGGCGACCTTCCTTCCTTCGCGGGCGAGGTGGACGCTCAGTACGTCACGCAGAGTGCTCTTGCCCGCGCCTACCATGCCGACGAGGTGCAGCAGCCCGTCGACGGAAAGGCTTCGGCCCTCGACGAACTCCTGACCGACGGGGTCGAGGACGTCGAACTCAAGCCGGTCCACCCGGTAGTGCCAGGTCTTGTGTTTCTCCTTGATCTTGAGCTTGAGGTCCATCCATTCGGCCGTTGCGAGCAATTCGTCACGGCTGACCTCGACGGGATCCTTCCTAGGTACCGGAGTGTGTAGGGCATGCGGACGTGCCTCCAGCACGGGCAGGTAGTCGGGCAGGGAGACGGAGGTCTGGAGCTTTCCCTGGACGAAGCGGTAGGCCTGACCGGGCTCGGCGAGGGGAAGCCTGTCCCGGAGGTAGAACAGCGGCTCACTGGTCAGCGCCTCCTCGTACACGTTCCAGCGGCCCGGCGCCACGGGGTTGGCCACCCGCTGCGGAGGTAGTGAGGGGTCGGGGACGGCGTAGCCGCGGACCTCCTCGGGAAAGGAGCGGTACTGCTCGAGAGCCCGCTCCCAAGTGCGGGGCCGCCTGAGCCGCCACATTTGGTGGCGGGCGATCCGGAACGCCCGGCGGCGCTCCAGAGTGTCCTGACGGACGAGGCCGAACCGGTAGCCGCCGAGCAGGGTCCACGCGGACAGGGCGGGTTCCCCGGGGCAGAGGCGTTCCAACAGGTACAGGGCGAGCTCAACCACGCACAGACGGGTCGCGTGCCGCCGACCGGTCCCGGTCGGCCAGGCCATGTGGATCTGCGGCCTGAGTTTTGCGTACCACGAGGTTCGGTCGCGCATCAGAAGAGTCCTTCCGCTGGAGGGGGAGGCTCGGTTGGGGCGTGGCGGTCGGGAACTGCGGCCAACTGTTGGCGTGCGGCCCGTACGAGGTCGTCGATGCCCACGAGTTCGAGGCGGGCGGCGCTCGGACTGGTCTCGTGGATGCGGAACCTGTTCTGGTACCCGGTATCCGCCTGGAGCCTGATGCGTGGTACCGCCCAGAAGCAGCGGTCGTACGGCGGGTCTGCGGCCGGTGGCCGGGCTGAGGTTCCCAGCAAGGCGGCGCTGGACCAGTCCTTGACCTCCACCGCCCACGACTGTCCGCAGGGGAAGCGGACGTGCAGCCCGTAGGTGCCGTAGGAGGGCCACAGTTGTACGACGGCCCCGTACTTCTGCAACCGTTTCGCCAGTTGCCGTTCCAGGACCCCCGGCCCGGACACCCACTGACGAAGCGGGCGGATCAGCAGGTGGGTTCCGCCGTTGTCGTCCGCCTGGTACTCCCTGCCCCGTTTGACCGTGCCCCGCAGCCGGCACGCGTCCCGCTCGCAGACGAGTTCACCGTCCACCGTGGGGTGCAGCAATGTGCGGCAGTGTCCACAAGCCGTGTAGGTCCTGGTGTCGAGGTCCAGATGACTTGCCGGTGCGGAGACGTAGAGGTCGCGCAGCGGGGCTGCCAGGAGTTCGAGGCCCGTTCCGTCGCTGGGGAGTGTCGCCAGTTCGCGGCCGGTCAGGACGGGACGGTTGATCAGCAGCTCACGGAGGGCCCGGTATGTGTCGGGGCTGTCGTTGTCACGACAGAGTTCGGCGGCGTCGTCCATGGCCTGGCGCCCGACCTGCTGCGCGGTGGGGTCGACGCCGCTGAGTGCCAGTTCGTAGCAGATCTGAGTGGGTTGACGTGTATCCCGGTCCACTAGACGGGAGCCCGGCGGTGCGAGGTCGGGCGGGACGGGGAAGGACAGGTTGTCGATCGTTGATGTCGAGCACCACTCCACCAGCTGTGGGACGCTCTCCGGGGGATCGGCCTTCATGAGCAGGCAGGTGAGGACGACGCCGTCCAGGGCCTGCTGCACCGGAGGAGCGTACGGCAGGGCGAAGGTCCCCGGGTTGGGCACCTCGCTGAGGTGGACGATGGCCGTCGCGATGCCGCGCAGAAGGAGAGCCCCCTGTCGGTCGGGCCACCCCGGCGTGGCGGGGTGGTCGAACGAAGCCGTTCGAGTCGGAGTGTTGCGTGGTTGCCGCAGGCCCGGGATCACGGCTGCACCCCCTGCTCGGACGGTGTGCCGGGCGGCGGGTTGGGCTGGCACCACTCGACCATTTCGCAGTACCGGCAGTACCGGCCCGGCCGGGGCAGTGCGGTCGTGTCGGCGTGCCAGTCGACCGCCAGGTCGTGGATGACCTGGCGGGCTTCGGCCCGGTGCAGGGGGTCCGACGGATCCACGATCACCAGCCGGGCTACGTCAGGGCCGAGCAGTTCGAGCTCGACCCGAGAAGTCGTGAGGTCGCCCTGGGCGCGTTCCATGAGCAGGACGGCGAGAGCCAGTTGGGGTACCTCGCGGAGCAGATCGGTTTCGCTCGAAAGGCGGAGCCGTGCATCGGTCTTGACCTCCCGGTAGACCCAGGAGGCGCCGTCCCGGTACAGCAGGTCGGACTTGGCGGTCACGAGCACGTCGGCGGCGGTGTCGTGCATCATGATGGATTTCTCATGCACGAGCGTCGTCACCGTGGACAGCCGGTAGGGGCAGTGCCGTGCGTGGGCCGCCACCATCCGTGACCCGGTGCCCGCTTCTTCCAGGGGCACCGTCCACTTCCCGGCCGACCAGGGAGAGTTGCCGTCCGGTGCGTCCTCCGCCCGGCAGGCGACGCCCGGATGGCGCTCGTGCTGCTCTTGGATCCAGGCGTGTACAGCATGGCCTCGGACGACGGTAGGGGTGAGGGAGCGACCGGTCCGGTCCGGCAACCTCAGCCGGCGGAGGCGTTCACGGGCGGCGCACGCTTCGTCGCGGCCCGGCCGCCCCGCGTACGAGCGGCCGTTGGTGACGGACCAGATCCGGCGGGGTCGTGTGGTGTCCTCGATTCCGAGGAGGCCGGTGGTGCGGCGAAGCGCGGGGCAGACGGGTACGAGCTTGCAGTCCTCGCAGTCGTACCCGGGGACGAACTCACCGGAGGAGACAGCGCTGGCGAGCTGCGGCCTCCCGATCCTCTGGTACCGCTCCTCGATCCTCCCAAGCGTTTGTTCGTCCACCAGCCGTCGCGTTCCGTCGAGGCAACTGACCTCGCGGATGCGGACGAGATCGGGCAGTCGGGCGCCGTCCGGGGTGTCGGTTTCGAGTGGTTCGGCGTTCTCCTTCCAGCGGAACCATTCCGGCAGCCGGTGCGGGGTCCCGAAAGCGAGGACCATGGCGGTGGCGGCCAACTGGCCCTCGTCGGGCTCTGTTTCGGACAGCGGGCCGGCGACAGGGATCCACAGTTCGCGGACGGATCCGTCCGGTGAGGTGTATGGGCGACCCCAGGCGCACTGCTCGTAGCGGCGTGCGCCCCGTTCGTCGGGTTCGTCCAGGGGCGTCACCCGCACCCAGGGGTGGCGTACCGGAATCAGGCCCTGGTAGCCGCCAGCCAGGTACTGCGTGACCGCGGTGCGGGTCCATGTGGCGAGGGCCGGGTCCGCCGCCGGGCGGTCGCCCTTGGCCTGCAGCGCAAGGGCCAGTGCGGTCGCGACCGCCACGTCCTTGTACTCGATCAGGTTCAGCGCGTCACCCGCCGGGCCCAGGTTGAAGTCCTCACGGGGGTCGGCCTTGTAGCCGGGCAGTGGTCCCGCCGGAGGCTTGAGTCCGGGGCGGGCCTTGAGGGCGGTCTTATATCCGCACCGCCGTTCCGGCGTGCGGGCCGATCCCGCGAACACGCGGATTAGGTCGGTGCGGCCGCTGCTGTGGGGCGGGGGTAACCAGGTTGCCACGGTGGTCTCCAGGTCTGGACGGGCTTTGAGGGAGCACCATGAGAGCATGATGTGTGAAGTGTGTCAACCAGCTCGTTTGGGTGACTTGACTACACGGTATTCTTCCGCTTCGATACGAATCGAGTAGAGGGAGTTAACGATGACGAGTGGTGCGATGGTTACGGCCGCGGAGATCGCGCGTATCGCCGGTGTCGGGCCCGCTGCTGTCAGCAACTGGCGCAGACGGCACCCCGACTTTCCCGGCCCCGTAGCGGGGACGGCCGTAAGCCCACAGTTCTCACTCGACGAGGTCGTGGCCTGGCTCCGGGAACATGGACGTGCCGTGACGGTCTCGCCCCTCGGCGAGCTGTGGCGGCGGATGAATGCGATGCGCGACCCCGCGCGTCCCGCCGCGGTGCTGGCGTCCACTGGGGCCGTGATCGCGGGCGAGTGGCAGCCCGGCCGAGGCGACGACGGAACCGACCTGCCTCAGGAGTTCGTCGACCAGGTGGGGCGGCTCAGCGCCGACCTCGGCGCGTCGGAAGTGTTCGAAGCGTTGCTGGACCGGTGGACCCAGGCCCACGCACGGCAGGTGGAGGTCACGTCGGCACCCATTGCGGCTCTGATGGCCGAGGTGGTGGCGGCCGGCAACGGTGCGACCCCGAGGACGGTCCTCGATCCCGCGTGCGGGACGGGCGGACTGCTCAGCGCGATGGCCGATGGCGGAGCCGAGTTCCTGTACGGTCAGGACCTTGACCCCGACCTCGCCGAGGTGGCCCGGCTTCGGCTCCGACTCAGGTCCGATGCGGAGTCCGTGCTCGCGGCGGGCGACTCGCTACTCGACGACGCCTTCTCCGGACACCGCGTCCAGGCCGTCGTCTGCAATCCGCCCTTCGGCCAGCGCTCCTGGGGGCGGAACGAGCTGGGCTACGACTCGCGCTGGAGCTACGGCCTTCCTCCGAACGCGGAACCGGAGCTGGCGTGGCTCCAGCACGCGCTGGCCCATCTCGACAGCGACGGGTACGTCGCTATGCTGATGCCTGCGGCAGCTGCCGTGCGGCCGTCCGGGCGACGTATCCGGGCCGAACTCGTGCGTCGCGGAGCGCTGCGCGCGGTCGTCGCGCTGCCGTCTGGCGCCTCGTCCGTCCACGGGATGGGAACCCATCTCTGGCTCGCCGGGCCGCCGGATGACAACGGCTCGCCGCAGGTCCTCCTCATCGATGCCGAAAGCGTTCCCACCTCGGCAGTCGACGGAGCGGACGGGGCGGGCGAGTGGCCGCTGGTCCACCGCGTCGTGGTGTCCCAGTGGCGGGCGTTCCTCGACGGATCCGGGTCCGACAGCGAGGTCTGCCGGATACTGCCGGCGCACGACCTCCTCGACAACGAGGTCAACCTCACCCCGAGCCGGTACGTCCAGCGGGAGGTTGGCGACGCCGTCGACCTTCGGCGATTGGAGGAGGACCGCTCGCGTTTCGGGCAGGATCTGATGAAACTGTCGGCCGGTCCGCCGGTCGTGGCGGAAGCTGTTGCCGAGCCCCCTGCCCTGGCTTCGCTGGACGACCTCGTGCGCACGGGCGCGGTCCGGATGTGGCGCGGGACGTCCAGGCGCGATTCCGCGCGGGAGGGATTGACCGAGCACCCGGTCATCACCGTGCATCAGGGAGTTTCCCGTACGGCGCCGACGGGGCGGGTCCTTGCCCTGCCCGAGGAAGCGGTTGCCGAGGGCGATGTCCTGCTGTTCACCGGAGGAATTGAGGGAACCCGTCCGGCCGACCCGGCGGAGTACGGGGCTGTGCCGGGCCCCGGAGTCACGGTGCTCAGACCTGACCCGTCGGTGGTCGACAGCTGGTTCCTGGCGGGGACGCTCGCCCACGGTGCGAACAGGCGCTACGCGGGAAGCACGTCGAGTTCCGGCAGCCGCACGAGGATCGACAGCGCCCGCCTCTCCGTACCGGTCCAAGGCCTGGACGAACAACGGAGGATCGGGCGGGCCTTCCAACAGCTGGCCCGGTTCAACGAGTCCCTGGACCGGTTGGCCGGGGACGGGCGCGACATGGCGCA is part of the Peterkaempfera bronchialis genome and encodes:
- a CDS encoding HsdM family class I SAM-dependent methyltransferase, with the protein product MTVSPLGELWRRMNAMRDPARPAAVLASTGAVIAGEWQPGRGDDGTDLPQEFVDQVGRLSADLGASEVFEALLDRWTQAHARQVEVTSAPIAALMAEVVAAGNGATPRTVLDPACGTGGLLSAMADGGAEFLYGQDLDPDLAEVARLRLRLRSDAESVLAAGDSLLDDAFSGHRVQAVVCNPPFGQRSWGRNELGYDSRWSYGLPPNAEPELAWLQHALAHLDSDGYVAMLMPAAAAVRPSGRRIRAELVRRGALRAVVALPSGASSVHGMGTHLWLAGPPDDNGSPQVLLIDAESVPTSAVDGADGAGEWPLVHRVVVSQWRAFLDGSGSDSEVCRILPAHDLLDNEVNLTPSRYVQREVGDAVDLRRLEEDRSRFGQDLMKLSAGPPVVAEAVAEPPALASLDDLVRTGAVRMWRGTSRRDSAREGLTEHPVITVHQGVSRTAPTGRVLALPEEAVAEGDVLLFTGGIEGTRPADPAEYGAVPGPGVTVLRPDPSVVDSWFLAGTLAHGANRRYAGSTSSSGSRTRIDSARLSVPVQGLDEQRRIGRAFQQLARFNESLDRLAGDGRDMAQRLQDALADGSVGPAEPSHR